The following proteins are encoded in a genomic region of Coleofasciculus sp. FACHB-T130:
- a CDS encoding DnaJ domain-containing protein codes for MFQTHKQDDVISGAAFVTGGAAAGAGVSAAVGGMGLVGGFGAVGIGMAPVTAAGAVAGAAAYGAFKAVGEGDAFALGSMGIGAVGGAGFSSVFGGMGLAFKGTTVGIGMGSFAATGAVFGLGVYGLLKLIDGSGSGETAYQAFERMEEKVSWQEAYTNALLELELAALDKKLAGDVLEEKFAAIEIEDELKALKAKIPAKTVLNLNYSAPYKNISSKFSTFHPSLNPSVTPKISTHQTPLPQPESSQPKMAPGLTKIESQTPQGWKCVHTLKEHSAAVNSIAISSDNQTIASGSDDRIVTLWSLKTGKQIFNFFGQGQEVSSVAISPDGQTIASGSFDQKITTWNLPKKEFLRTFFYLNSSYSHSGFVYSVSFSPDGKIIASGSADKTIRLWGAYTGKLRSTLNGHSDAVLFVAISPDSQILASGSADQTIRLWNLSGGQQHRILIGHSGWVTSVAFSPDGKTLASGSGDATIKLWNFQTGELLRTLTGHSSGVVSIAINPDGKTLASGSRDGTIKLWNLDGELLDTLPGRHPVAFSFDGQTLVSGGEKNTLKIWQKCFGVSESTLDAVPSGEWWEVLGVERNADADDVKRAYRRLGRQYHPDVNPSTNAQAQMQAINQAYAQFEKQWSDR; via the coding sequence ATGTTTCAAACCCATAAACAAGATGATGTTATCTCAGGTGCTGCATTTGTTACCGGAGGCGCGGCGGCGGGTGCTGGAGTTTCCGCAGCAGTTGGTGGGATGGGATTAGTCGGAGGATTCGGAGCAGTTGGAATTGGCATGGCACCCGTTACAGCAGCGGGCGCGGTTGCTGGTGCTGCTGCTTATGGAGCATTCAAAGCGGTAGGAGAAGGAGATGCTTTCGCTTTAGGTTCGATGGGAATTGGTGCAGTAGGCGGCGCAGGTTTTTCCTCTGTTTTTGGCGGCATGGGATTAGCTTTCAAGGGAACAACGGTTGGAATTGGTATGGGTTCTTTTGCGGCAACAGGTGCAGTTTTTGGGCTGGGAGTTTACGGTTTATTGAAGCTGATTGACGGCTCTGGAAGCGGGGAAACCGCATATCAAGCTTTCGAGCGGATGGAAGAGAAAGTATCATGGCAAGAAGCTTATACTAATGCTCTTCTAGAGCTAGAATTAGCAGCGCTAGATAAGAAGCTAGCAGGTGATGTTTTAGAGGAAAAATTTGCCGCTATAGAAATTGAAGACGAGTTGAAGGCGCTAAAAGCAAAAATACCAGCGAAGACTGTTTTAAATCTAAATTATTCTGCACCTTATAAAAATATTTCATCCAAATTTTCTACATTTCACCCAAGTTTAAATCCCTCTGTAACGCCTAAAATTTCTACTCATCAAACACCGTTACCTCAACCGGAATCTTCTCAGCCTAAGATGGCACCAGGATTGACAAAAATTGAGTCTCAGACACCTCAAGGCTGGAAATGCGTACACACCCTAAAAGAGCATTCAGCCGCAGTCAATTCAATTGCCATCAGCTCTGATAATCAGACGATTGCTAGTGGGAGTGATGATAGAATCGTTACCCTGTGGAGCCTGAAGACTGGAAAACAGATTTTTAACTTCTTTGGGCAAGGACAGGAAGTTTCTTCAGTGGCAATTAGCCCAGATGGTCAAACGATTGCCAGTGGCAGTTTTGACCAAAAAATTACTACCTGGAATCTGCCTAAAAAAGAATTTCTCCGCACCTTTTTTTATTTAAACTCCTCTTACAGTCATTCGGGCTTTGTTTACTCAGTTTCCTTCAGCCCTGACGGAAAAATTATTGCGAGTGGAAGCGCTGATAAAACGATTAGGCTTTGGGGTGCCTATACGGGAAAACTAAGAAGCACTCTTAATGGACATTCTGACGCGGTTTTGTTTGTTGCGATTAGTCCTGATAGCCAAATTCTTGCTAGTGGAAGTGCCGATCAAACTATCAGGCTTTGGAATTTGAGCGGTGGACAACAGCATCGCATCCTTATCGGACATTCAGGCTGGGTTACTTCTGTCGCCTTCAGCCCGGATGGAAAGACTCTAGCGAGTGGGAGTGGAGACGCGACAATTAAGTTGTGGAATTTCCAGACTGGAGAATTGCTTCGCACTCTTACAGGACATTCATCTGGGGTTGTTTCTATCGCTATTAACCCTGATGGAAAAACCCTCGCCAGTGGCAGCCGAGACGGTACTATCAAACTTTGGAACCTAGATGGAGAACTGCTGGATACTCTGCCTGGGCGTCATCCTGTTGCTTTCAGTTTCGATGGACAGACGCTGGTGAGTGGCGGTGAGAAGAACACACTGAAAATTTGGCAAAAATGCTTTGGCGTGAGTGAATCTACACTTGACGCAGTGCCATCTGGGGAATGGTGGGAAGTTTTAGGCGTGGAAAGGAACGCTGATGCTGATGATGTTAAGCGTGCTTACCGACGTTTGGGAAGGCAGTATCACCCTGATGTTAATCCTTCTACCAATGCCCAAGCTCAAATGCAGGCAATTAATCAAGCTTATGCCCAGTTTGAGAAACAATGGAGCGATCGCTAA
- a CDS encoding pentapeptide repeat-containing protein: protein MDADELLRKYVEGERDFCLADLSGADLSGVNLSQADFSGANLKKATLSRAILSRCTLAATHMEEADLCEADLRRADLSGAEMFGAFLIAANLSLADLIGTDLTKANLSLTDLIGADLIGTDLSEANLSLADLRGADLSGANLNEANLSASHLYEADLSEANLEGTNFRRALYNEQTKFPEEFDPKLAGALLIAPNVLLAGLDLSRANLPGVNLRGANLSGTNLSKADMVWVDLSGANLSGANLSGANLSGANLSGANLSGANLSGAIMPDGSLHD from the coding sequence ATGGACGCAGATGAACTACTGAGGAAATATGTAGAGGGCGAAAGAGATTTTTGTCTAGCCGACCTAAGTGGAGCCGACCTGAGTGGGGTAAATCTCAGTCAGGCGGATTTTAGTGGGGCCAACTTAAAAAAAGCTACCTTGAGTCGAGCGATTCTGAGCCGATGCACCCTAGCCGCAACCCACATGGAGGAAGCGGACTTGTGTGAGGCAGACTTGCGTAGAGCCGATTTGAGTGGAGCTGAAATGTTTGGAGCCTTCTTAATTGCAGCCAACCTGAGTTTAGCCGACTTGATTGGCACCGACTTGACGAAAGCCAATTTGAGTTTAACCGACTTGATTGGAGCTGACTTGATTGGAACTGACTTGAGTGAAGCTAACTTGAGTTTAGCCGACCTGCGGGGAGCTGACCTGAGTGGAGCTAATCTGAATGAGGCTAATCTGAGTGCATCCCATCTCTATGAAGCTGACTTGAGTGAGGCCAACTTGGAGGGAACGAACTTCCGGAGAGCGCTCTACAACGAACAAACTAAGTTTCCCGAAGAGTTTGATCCAAAACTAGCAGGAGCATTGTTGATTGCCCCGAATGTATTGCTGGCAGGGCTAGACCTGAGTAGAGCGAACCTTCCTGGGGTTAATCTGCGTGGAGCTAACTTGAGCGGTACTAACTTGAGCAAGGCAGATATGGTTTGGGTAGATTTGAGTGGAGCCAATTTGAGTGGAGCTAATTTGAGTGGAGCCAATTTGAGTGGAGCCAATTTGAGTGGAGCCAATTTGAGTGGAGCTAATTTGAGTGGAGCCATCATGCCTGATGGCAGCCTTCATGATTAA
- a CDS encoding heme-copper oxidase subunit III — protein sequence MQGSTIDPAKTALNYHHNSEATVEAHGVEHHDFRIQGLIVFLIAEGMIFVGLFTAYLAFRAVAPSWPPEGTPKLELLLPGINTLILISSSFVIHNADTAIKKNDVAGLRTWFAATALMGAIFLGGQVYEYTHLEFGLSTNLFASTFYVLTGFHGLHVLLGLGAMIAVLWRSLKPGHYSSEHHFGVEAAEIYWHFVDIVWIILFTILYLI from the coding sequence ATGCAAGGTTCAACGATTGACCCAGCGAAAACTGCCCTCAACTATCACCACAACTCAGAAGCGACTGTGGAAGCCCACGGCGTAGAACATCATGATTTCCGCATCCAGGGGCTGATTGTGTTTCTGATTGCGGAAGGCATGATCTTTGTCGGCTTATTTACTGCCTATCTCGCCTTTCGCGCTGTGGCACCCAGTTGGCCCCCGGAAGGAACGCCAAAGTTAGAGCTATTACTGCCCGGAATCAACACACTGATTCTGATTTCTAGCAGTTTCGTGATCCACAATGCGGATACTGCCATCAAAAAGAACGATGTGGCAGGTTTAAGGACTTGGTTTGCCGCAACTGCCTTAATGGGAGCGATTTTCCTGGGGGGTCAGGTTTACGAGTATACCCATTTGGAATTTGGCCTCAGCACTAACTTGTTTGCCAGCACGTTTTATGTTCTGACTGGGTTCCACGGTCTCCACGTTCTTTTAGGACTAGGGGCGATGATTGCTGTTTTGTGGCGCAGTTTAAAACCCGGTCACTACAGCAGCGAACACCACTTTGGCGTTGAAGCCGCAGAGATTTATTGGCACTTCGTCGATATTGTGTGGATTATTTTGTTCACCATCCTCTATCTGATTTGA